A single region of the Paraburkholderia megapolitana genome encodes:
- a CDS encoding SURF1 family protein produces the protein MKIRWLPALLILVVVALTVRLGFWQRDRAHQKEALQAHIEQFEHAPAQTIGGAPVALKDIEFHRVRALGQFVPERVVYLDNRPYNDQAGFYVVMPFKLAGGGYVLVNRGWLPRNASERTAIEPYDTPKGEIEIEGIARADASKAFELGQGGSAAHQVIRQNLDVAAYAAETGLPLQPFVIQQVSDDGDRLVRDWPAPTTGVERNYGYMLQWWGMAIAALVFGLYAARRAAKKEQLSGA, from the coding sequence ATGAAGATCCGCTGGCTCCCGGCCCTGCTGATTCTCGTGGTCGTCGCGCTGACAGTGCGGCTCGGCTTCTGGCAGCGCGATCGCGCGCATCAGAAGGAAGCGCTGCAGGCGCACATCGAGCAGTTCGAACATGCGCCGGCGCAGACGATCGGTGGCGCACCGGTCGCGCTGAAGGACATCGAGTTTCATCGGGTGCGCGCGCTTGGGCAGTTCGTGCCGGAACGGGTCGTCTACCTCGATAATCGGCCGTATAACGATCAGGCGGGCTTCTATGTCGTGATGCCCTTTAAACTCGCGGGCGGCGGCTACGTGCTCGTCAATCGCGGCTGGTTGCCTCGCAATGCTAGCGAGCGCACGGCAATCGAGCCGTACGACACGCCGAAGGGCGAGATCGAGATCGAAGGCATTGCGCGTGCCGATGCGAGCAAGGCGTTCGAGTTGGGGCAAGGCGGATCGGCCGCGCATCAGGTGATTCGGCAGAATCTCGACGTCGCGGCGTATGCGGCGGAAACAGGTCTGCCGCTGCAGCCGTTCGTGATCCAGCAGGTGAGCGACGACGGCGACCGGCTCGTGCGCGACTGGCCCGCGCCGACCACCGGGGTCGAGCGCAACTACGGCTACATGCTGCAGTGGTGGGGCATGGCGATCGCGGCGCTTGTGTTTGGTTTGTACGCGGCGCGGCGCGCGGCGAAGAAAGAGCAGTTGTCCGGTGCGTGA
- a CDS encoding SCO family protein, whose amino-acid sequence MSIQTSRSPQSGKPAANAAQRSKPAGSWRRGRWMLLLLAVICAAPVVASYFTYYVIKPTGGTTSYGTLIDPQRPIPESLVVTGEDGKPIKLASMHGRWLMIAVDSSDCDKACVTKLFFMRQIRVAQGGERERVVSVWLRTDAKPVPDVIQKAYPETGMLVADPAAIAAWLPVDAGTKLTDHIYVVDPNGNLMMRFPKDPNPSKIKGDITKLLKWSSIG is encoded by the coding sequence GTGTCGATACAAACTTCCCGTTCGCCGCAGTCCGGCAAACCTGCGGCAAACGCCGCGCAACGCAGCAAGCCGGCAGGCTCATGGCGGCGCGGTCGCTGGATGCTGCTGCTGCTCGCCGTGATATGCGCGGCGCCTGTCGTCGCGTCCTATTTCACCTACTACGTGATCAAACCGACTGGCGGCACGACCAGCTACGGCACACTGATCGACCCGCAACGGCCGATTCCGGAGTCGCTCGTGGTGACCGGCGAGGACGGCAAGCCGATCAAGCTCGCTTCGATGCATGGCCGCTGGCTGATGATCGCCGTCGACAGCAGCGATTGCGACAAGGCGTGCGTGACGAAGCTCTTTTTCATGCGGCAGATTCGCGTCGCGCAGGGCGGCGAACGCGAACGCGTGGTCAGCGTCTGGCTGCGCACCGATGCGAAGCCGGTGCCCGACGTGATCCAGAAGGCGTATCCGGAGACCGGCATGCTGGTAGCCGATCCGGCGGCGATCGCCGCATGGCTGCCGGTTGATGCCGGCACGAAGCTGACCGATCACATCTACGTGGTCGATCCGAACGGCAATCTGATGATGCGTTTCCCGAAAGATCCGAACCCGAGCAAGATCAAGGGCGACATTACGAAGCTGCTGAAGTGGTCGAGCATCGGTTGA
- a CDS encoding COX15/CtaA family protein — protein sequence MFVLQLGLIGVCIALLPLSYVWVKADDNKFRKLVWVTTFLTLDLVMFGGFTRLTDSGLGCPDWPGCYGTSSPFIAHAAITAAHTALPTGPVSMSKAWIEMIHRYFAMAIGVLIIAQTLIAWSARLRRRPLHVSPWWPTSLLLLILVQGAFGAWTVTMKLQPVIVTTHLLLGLALLGGLGWLAARMTPLPVYEPEISRWRAAALAGLVLLIVQIALGGWVSTNYAVLACTDFPTCNGQWLPSMDFGHGFHLWRALGMTGDGDVITQDALVAIHWTHRTFAIVVIAYLVWLALKLRRFDSLRRPANGVLLVVAVQFATGLSNIVLQWPLPIAVAHNGGAAILLLLLVMLNFRTAYSRPGRAVLPARDAAPA from the coding sequence ATGTTCGTACTGCAACTGGGCTTGATCGGCGTGTGCATCGCGCTGTTGCCGCTGTCGTATGTGTGGGTCAAGGCCGACGACAACAAATTCCGCAAGCTCGTGTGGGTCACGACGTTCCTGACGCTCGACCTCGTGATGTTCGGCGGCTTCACGCGGCTGACCGACTCCGGGCTCGGCTGCCCCGATTGGCCAGGCTGCTACGGCACGTCGTCGCCGTTCATCGCGCATGCGGCGATCACGGCTGCGCACACGGCGCTGCCAACGGGTCCCGTCAGCATGAGCAAGGCGTGGATCGAGATGATTCACCGCTACTTCGCGATGGCGATCGGTGTGCTGATCATCGCGCAGACGCTGATCGCGTGGAGTGCGCGGCTGCGTCGCCGGCCTTTGCACGTATCGCCGTGGTGGCCGACGTCGCTGCTGCTGCTGATTCTCGTGCAGGGCGCGTTCGGCGCGTGGACCGTCACGATGAAGCTGCAGCCGGTGATCGTCACAACACACTTACTGCTCGGGCTCGCACTTCTGGGCGGACTCGGATGGCTTGCCGCACGGATGACACCATTGCCCGTCTATGAGCCGGAAATCTCACGCTGGCGCGCTGCGGCGCTCGCCGGGCTGGTGCTGCTGATCGTGCAGATCGCACTCGGTGGTTGGGTCAGCACGAATTACGCAGTGCTCGCCTGCACCGATTTCCCGACCTGCAACGGCCAGTGGCTCCCGTCGATGGACTTCGGCCACGGCTTTCATTTGTGGCGCGCACTCGGCATGACCGGCGATGGCGATGTGATCACCCAGGACGCACTCGTCGCGATCCACTGGACGCATCGCACCTTCGCCATCGTCGTCATCGCGTATCTGGTCTGGCTCGCGTTGAAGCTGCGCCGCTTCGACTCGTTACGGCGCCCCGCGAACGGTGTATTGCTCGTGGTTGCCGTGCAATTCGCCACCGGTCTGTCGAATATCGTGCTTCAATGGCCGCTACCGATCGCAGTCGCGCACAACGGCGGTGCCGCAATCCTGTTGCTGCTACTCGTTATGCTAAACTTTCGAACCGCTTATAGCCGTCCCGGCCGCGCCGTGTTGCCCGCGCGCGATGCCGCGCCAGCGTGA
- the cyoE gene encoding heme o synthase — protein MDSTTLPHSPGSRIAQYIALTKPRVTQLAVFCAVIGMFLATPGMVPWTVLIGGTVGIWLLAGAAFAINCLVEQKIDAMMRRTAWRPSARGEITPVQILTFSAVLGGAGMWTLYTFTNPLTMWLTLATFVGYAVIYTLLLKPATPQNIVIGGASGAMPPALGWAAVTGAVPGDAWILVLIIFVWTPPHFWALALYRRKDYENAGLPMLPNTHGEKYTRLHILLYTVILFAVTLMPFVSGMSGIVYLVSAVLLGAVFLAYAWKIYREYSDALARKTFRYSIVYLSLLFAALLIDHYARVLIGA, from the coding sequence ATGGACAGCACAACTCTCCCCCATTCGCCCGGTAGCCGGATCGCCCAGTACATCGCGCTGACCAAGCCGCGTGTCACGCAGCTTGCTGTGTTCTGCGCGGTGATCGGTATGTTCCTCGCGACACCAGGCATGGTGCCGTGGACCGTGCTGATCGGCGGTACGGTCGGTATCTGGCTGCTGGCGGGCGCGGCGTTCGCGATCAACTGTCTCGTCGAACAGAAGATCGACGCGATGATGCGTCGTACCGCATGGCGGCCATCCGCACGCGGCGAAATCACCCCGGTGCAGATTCTTACGTTTTCCGCAGTGCTCGGCGGTGCGGGCATGTGGACGCTCTACACCTTCACCAATCCGCTCACGATGTGGCTCACGCTCGCCACCTTCGTCGGCTATGCGGTCATCTATACGCTGCTGCTCAAACCGGCTACGCCGCAGAACATCGTGATCGGCGGTGCGTCGGGCGCAATGCCGCCGGCGCTCGGTTGGGCCGCGGTGACCGGCGCGGTGCCGGGCGATGCGTGGATTCTCGTGCTGATCATCTTCGTGTGGACGCCGCCGCATTTCTGGGCGCTCGCGCTCTATCGCCGCAAAGACTACGAAAACGCCGGTCTGCCGATGCTGCCGAACACGCACGGCGAGAAGTACACGCGGCTCCATATCCTGCTGTACACGGTGATCCTGTTTGCCGTCACGCTGATGCCGTTCGTCTCCGGAATGAGCGGCATCGTGTATCTCGTCTCGGCCGTGCTGCTCGGCGCCGTGTTCCTCGCTTACGCGTGGAAGATCTATCGCGAGTATTCGGACGCGCTCGCGCGCAAGACCTTCCGCTATTCGATCGTGTACCTGTCGCTGCTGTTCGCCGCGCTGCTGATCGACCACTATGCGCGCGTCCTGATCGGCGCGTAA
- a CDS encoding SCO family protein: MLTSRLARASRVALIACVLGGAALVSGCNKEPAFENLDLTGNTQFGSDFALPDTGGKTRTLADYKGKAVVLFFGYTHCPDVCPTTMAELSQALQQLGPDEAKRVQVLFVTVDPQRDTAALLGQYVSAFNPTFVGLRPTDDAQLVKVTKDFRVYYAKVPGKTPDSYTMDHTAASYVFDPEGKLRLFVRDGQGAAPWVHDLKLLLG, translated from the coding sequence ATGCTTACTTCCCGGCTTGCGCGCGCGTCGCGCGTCGCCCTGATCGCCTGTGTACTCGGCGGTGCGGCGCTCGTTTCTGGTTGCAACAAGGAACCGGCGTTCGAGAATCTCGACCTCACCGGCAATACGCAGTTCGGTAGCGATTTCGCGTTGCCCGACACGGGCGGCAAGACTCGCACGCTCGCCGACTACAAGGGCAAAGCCGTCGTGCTGTTCTTCGGCTATACGCATTGCCCCGATGTATGTCCGACGACGATGGCCGAACTGTCGCAGGCGCTACAGCAACTCGGCCCTGACGAGGCAAAACGTGTCCAGGTGCTGTTCGTCACCGTCGATCCGCAACGCGACACCGCCGCTTTGCTCGGGCAATACGTGAGCGCATTCAATCCGACGTTCGTGGGTCTGCGTCCGACGGACGATGCGCAACTCGTCAAGGTGACCAAGGACTTCCGCGTGTACTACGCGAAGGTGCCGGGCAAGACACCCGACAGCTACACGATGGATCACACGGCTGCGAGCTATGTCTTCGATCCGGAGGGCAAGCTGCGTCTCTTTGTTCGCGACGGCCAGGGCGCTGCGCCGTGGGTGCACGATCTCAAGTTGCTGCTGGGTTGA
- a CDS encoding YciI family protein, whose amino-acid sequence MYVIEITYTVPLERVDDALEAHRAFLAQHFEAGVFIAAGPKVPRNGGVIVAAGIERDKLDEILATDPFAQQQLARYDVTEFKATRLAAGLNLPLPA is encoded by the coding sequence ATGTACGTTATTGAAATTACCTACACCGTACCGCTCGAACGTGTCGACGATGCGCTCGAAGCTCACCGCGCGTTTCTCGCTCAGCACTTCGAAGCAGGGGTTTTCATCGCTGCGGGGCCGAAGGTGCCGCGCAACGGCGGCGTTATCGTTGCAGCAGGAATCGAGCGCGACAAGCTCGACGAGATTCTCGCGACCGATCCGTTCGCACAACAACAACTCGCGCGTTACGACGTGACGGAGTTCAAGGCGACACGGCTTGCGGCAGGATTGAATCTACCGCTACCGGCGTAG
- a CDS encoding MetQ/NlpA family ABC transporter substrate-binding protein: MQRRNILKALSAVVAVAAVITSAGAHADDKVIKVGTISGPDAQIWAVVQKVAKREGLNVKVIEFNDYVQPNAALDAGDLDANSFQHQPYLDSQVKQRGYKIVNAGLTYISPLGIYSKKLKSLKDLPQGAKVAVPNDPSNENRAMLLLQAQGVIKLKAGAGTSGSSATPLDIAENPKKVKLIELDAAQLPRSLADVDVAAINTNYALAANLQPTKDAIALEDVHSPYANLIAVRTQDKDKPWVKKLVAAYQSEDVRQFIKTEFKGSVVPSF, translated from the coding sequence ATGCAGCGCAGAAATATCCTCAAAGCCCTCTCGGCAGTGGTCGCAGTTGCGGCCGTTATTACCAGCGCCGGCGCGCACGCCGACGATAAAGTCATCAAGGTCGGCACGATCAGCGGACCCGACGCGCAGATCTGGGCAGTAGTCCAGAAGGTCGCGAAGCGCGAAGGGCTGAACGTGAAGGTCATCGAGTTCAACGACTACGTTCAACCGAACGCCGCACTCGACGCCGGCGATCTCGACGCGAACAGCTTCCAGCATCAGCCGTACCTCGACAGCCAGGTGAAGCAGCGCGGCTACAAGATCGTCAACGCGGGTTTGACGTACATTTCGCCGCTCGGCATCTATTCGAAGAAACTGAAGTCGCTGAAGGACTTGCCGCAGGGCGCGAAGGTCGCGGTGCCGAACGATCCGTCGAATGAGAACCGCGCAATGCTGTTATTGCAGGCGCAGGGCGTGATCAAGCTGAAGGCGGGCGCAGGTACGAGCGGCAGCAGCGCGACACCGCTCGACATCGCGGAGAATCCGAAGAAAGTGAAACTGATCGAACTCGATGCGGCGCAACTGCCGCGCTCGCTGGCGGACGTCGACGTCGCTGCGATCAACACCAACTACGCGCTTGCCGCCAACCTGCAGCCGACCAAAGATGCGATCGCACTTGAAGACGTGCACAGCCCGTACGCGAACCTGATCGCCGTGCGCACGCAGGACAAGGACAAGCCGTGGGTGAAGAAGCTGGTGGCCGCATATCAATCGGAAGATGTGCGCCAGTTCATCAAGACGGAGTTCAAGGGTTCGGTGGTGCCGTCGTTCTAA
- a CDS encoding bifunctional helix-turn-helix transcriptional regulator/GNAT family N-acetyltransferase, producing the protein MNDSAAQRRAEAVRHFNRFYTQHIGVLHDHLQKSVFSLTEVRVLHELAGGHAQTAAVLARNLGLDTGYLSRLLTSFERRNLITRRPSDTDARQSLLSLTEEGLTAWQPLNAAAVAEVSALLIQLSAASQERLIDAMKQIEWLLDPQLRHRAVTLRPPTAGEYGWLVHRQAQLFTNEYGWDASFEGLLAKIAGDFTRHRDPLREAGWIADQEGVIVGSALVACVSTTVARVRLFYVEPEVRGAGVGTQLIDECVRFATRAGYAKLLLWATADMRDAQRLCERKGFICASTIPERRFGHDLSIEQWERSL; encoded by the coding sequence TTGAACGATTCGGCAGCGCAGCGGCGCGCTGAGGCCGTCCGCCACTTCAACCGTTTCTACACGCAGCACATCGGCGTGCTGCACGACCATCTGCAGAAAAGCGTCTTTTCGCTCACCGAGGTTCGTGTCCTGCACGAACTCGCGGGCGGACATGCGCAGACTGCGGCGGTGCTCGCCCGCAATCTCGGGCTCGATACCGGCTATCTGAGCCGGCTGCTCACCAGTTTCGAACGTCGCAACCTGATCACGCGTCGCCCGTCCGACACCGACGCGCGCCAGTCCCTGCTGTCGCTGACCGAGGAAGGACTCACTGCCTGGCAACCGCTCAATGCGGCAGCAGTCGCGGAAGTGTCGGCGTTGCTGATCCAGTTGTCGGCCGCTTCGCAGGAACGTCTGATCGACGCGATGAAGCAGATCGAGTGGCTGCTCGATCCGCAGCTTCGGCACCGCGCCGTCACACTGCGCCCGCCCACCGCGGGCGAATACGGCTGGCTCGTGCATCGCCAGGCGCAGTTGTTCACGAACGAATATGGCTGGGACGCTTCATTCGAAGGATTGCTTGCGAAGATCGCCGGCGACTTCACGCGGCATCGCGATCCGTTGCGCGAAGCGGGCTGGATCGCCGACCAGGAAGGCGTGATCGTCGGCTCGGCGCTCGTGGCGTGCGTATCGACGACCGTTGCGCGCGTGCGGCTGTTTTATGTGGAGCCGGAGGTGCGGGGCGCCGGCGTCGGCACACAGTTGATCGACGAGTGCGTGCGCTTCGCGACGCGGGCCGGTTATGCAAAGCTGCTGCTGTGGGCCACCGCCGATATGCGCGACGCGCAGCGGCTCTGCGAGCGCAAAGGCTTCATCTGCGCATCGACGATACCGGAGCGGCGCTTCGGCCACGATCTCTCGATCGAGCAGTGGGAACGTAGCCTCTAG
- a CDS encoding GntR family transcriptional regulator yields METRWSALVPDARNLTPLYLQLARNLATAIHCGVWSAGEALPSERTLSDAIGVSRITARKAIELLVEQGLIRRARGAGSFITPRVEDPLSRLTGFTKKMEQRGFRPDSIWLERDVRPANRDEIVHLGLSPGATVASLRRLRRADGIVMAVEHSTLPVSIVPDPQAVGASLYGYLEQRGASVVRALQHFRAVNATSEIAALMDMEPRSALLVITRIGYSADQRAIELTDTYCRDDYYDFVAELRS; encoded by the coding sequence ATGGAAACACGCTGGTCCGCGCTCGTGCCCGACGCGCGCAACCTCACGCCGCTCTACCTGCAGCTCGCACGCAATCTCGCGACCGCGATCCATTGCGGCGTCTGGTCGGCAGGCGAGGCGCTGCCGTCGGAGCGCACGCTGTCCGATGCGATCGGCGTATCGCGCATTACCGCGCGCAAGGCCATCGAGCTGCTGGTCGAGCAGGGCTTGATCCGGCGCGCGCGCGGTGCCGGCAGTTTTATTACGCCGCGTGTCGAAGATCCGCTGTCGCGGCTCACCGGCTTCACGAAAAAGATGGAGCAACGCGGCTTCAGGCCCGATTCGATCTGGCTCGAGCGCGACGTGCGGCCGGCGAATCGCGACGAGATCGTCCATCTCGGTCTGTCGCCAGGTGCGACGGTCGCGAGCCTGCGGAGGCTGCGGCGCGCGGACGGCATCGTGATGGCGGTCGAGCATTCGACGCTGCCCGTGTCGATCGTGCCGGACCCGCAGGCGGTCGGTGCGTCGTTGTACGGTTATCTCGAGCAGCGCGGTGCCTCTGTGGTGCGCGCGCTGCAGCACTTCCGCGCGGTCAACGCGACCAGCGAGATCGCCGCATTGATGGACATGGAGCCGCGCTCGGCGCTGCTCGTCATCACGCGCATCGGCTATAGCGCCGACCAGCGCGCGATCGAACTAACGGACACCTATTGCCGCGACGACTACTACGACTTCGTCGCAGAACTGCGCAGCTAG